Proteins encoded in a region of the Oscillospiraceae bacterium MB24-C1 genome:
- a CDS encoding flavin reductase family protein has translation MRTLKPEELQKNPFSLIGQDWMLVTAKKGDKVNTMTAAWGGLGVMWGKNVAFVVIRPGRYTKEFVDDADTFSLTFFNGGYKNELGYLGKVSGRDEDKIAKSGLTVAYEQDTPYFKEGKLVLVCRKLYNQPMTPDCLIDKASDEKWYPNKDYHILYIAEIEQVLTED, from the coding sequence ATGAGAACTTTAAAACCTGAGGAGCTACAGAAAAATCCTTTTAGCCTGATTGGTCAGGACTGGATGCTGGTGACAGCTAAAAAAGGTGACAAGGTCAATACCATGACGGCAGCGTGGGGTGGCCTGGGCGTTATGTGGGGGAAAAACGTGGCGTTTGTCGTCATCCGTCCCGGGCGTTATACCAAGGAATTTGTCGACGATGCTGACACCTTTTCGTTGACTTTTTTCAATGGCGGCTATAAAAATGAACTGGGCTATCTTGGCAAGGTATCGGGCCGGGACGAGGACAAAATTGCCAAGTCGGGGCTGACGGTAGCATATGAACAAGATACACCCTATTTTAAAGAAGGCAAACTGGTGTTGGTGTGCAGAAAGCTTTATAACCAGCCGATGACCCCGGACTGTTTGATTGATAAGGCATCGGATGAAAAATGGTACCCCAACAAGGATTACCACATTTTATATATTGCTGAAATTGAGCAGGTTCTAACGGAGGACTGA